The nucleotide sequence CGCCCGCCCCGAGAACTCAGAAGTACGGTTCGATCCGGAGATTGTCGGTCACGAGCTTGACGCCGGGCGCGTTGCGCACGGCGCCGAGGACCGCCTCCTTCTCGGGGAAGGAGTGGACGCGTCCGTCGAGCGTCACCTTCCCCTCGATCACGCGGACCTCGATCCGGTTCGCCTCCCGGTCGGCGCGCCGCTCCAGCGTGTCCTCGATCGCCTTGCGGATCTTGTTGGGCTCGATCTTCGGGGCGTTGACGACGATGTTGTCGATGACTCCCCGAACCCCGTGGAGACGGCGCACCGCGCGCTCCGCGTCGTCGCGGTCGACGAGCGATTCGACCGTCCCTTCGAGGGTCACCCAGCCGTTGGCGACCGTGGAACGAATCTTCGTGTCCGGGATGAACACGTCCCATTCCAACGCGTGCCGGACCGCGCGGGCGAGGTCCGTGTCGTTGCGGGTGAGGAGACCCGGGAGCTTCACCTCCACGTCGTCGGCGACGTCGAGGACACCCGCCACACGATGCGCCGCTTCCCTCGCGGCGAGCTTCTTCGCGAAACTGTCCACCGTTCCCGTCAGGGTCACGATGCCCTCGTGAACTTCCACGCCGACCTCGGTTTCGGCAACCCTCAGGTCCCATCGGAGCTCGCGAAGGACGTCCTGCTGGATTTGAGCGTCGGTTTTGGTGCTGGTCAAGGTTTCCATAACGCCCTCCTTTCCAGGGACAGCTTCGCTCCGATCGCGCCGCGGCGAAACATCCAAACGCATCATTCACGGCGGCCGGCGCGATGGTTCTCTCCCCCGTTGATGCATCTGCGTCACGACGGGGGGCGCGCTCTTTGAGCAGAATGCTCCCGGCGCTCCGGAAAAGGTCCGGGGGGACCCCCCCGGCGCGCGGAGGTGCTCCATGAAGAAGAAGATCGTCTACGCGACCGATTTCTCGCGGCCGTCTCTGGCGGCGTTTTCCGCCGCGCTCTCGGCGGCCCGCCGCGAAGGCGCGGACCTGGTCGTCCTGCACGTGCTTCCCCCGCCGGTCGGTCCGGACGCGATGAGCTACGTTCCCGAACGGATGTACGAGGAGATGAAGGCGGCCGTCGTGCGGCAGGCGAGGCGCAAGCTCGCCGCGCTCGTGCGTCGCGCGGAGAAGGGGCGGGTTCGGGCGCGGGCCGAGCTCGTCGAGGGGATTCCGCACGAGGAGATCCCGAAATCCGCGCGGAAGCACCGGGCGAGCCTCGTCGTCGTCGGGACCCACGGACGCACGGGCCTCGCGCGGCTCCTG is from Thermoanaerobaculia bacterium and encodes:
- a CDS encoding BON domain-containing protein, with protein sequence METLTSTKTDAQIQQDVLRELRWDLRVAETEVGVEVHEGIVTLTGTVDSFAKKLAAREAAHRVAGVLDVADDVEVKLPGLLTRNDTDLARAVRHALEWDVFIPDTKIRSTVANGWVTLEGTVESLVDRDDAERAVRRLHGVRGVIDNIVVNAPKIEPNKIRKAIEDTLERRADREANRIEVRVIEGKVTLDGRVHSFPEKEAVLGAVRNAPGVKLVTDNLRIEPYF
- a CDS encoding universal stress protein, with amino-acid sequence MKKKIVYATDFSRPSLAAFSAALSAARREGADLVVLHVLPPPVGPDAMSYVPERMYEEMKAAVVRQARRKLAALVRRAEKGRVRARAELVEGIPHEEIPKSARKHRASLVVVGTHGRTGLARLLMGSVAARVIGTCPCPVMTIRGKRR